A window from Mya arenaria isolate MELC-2E11 chromosome 9, ASM2691426v1 encodes these proteins:
- the LOC128246110 gene encoding uncharacterized protein LOC128246110, which produces MMVPNNTTKPETFLFKDGYDIPVYGLANGMFYYIHIPAIVCLLASLSCAVATIVLSFKRRKAGEFFTKWSKGERLVVYISTCDGMFCASHLMDHLQILFTLDHVRPKELCAFYGFVMTVFVVAQILIVNVVAVHVFVMMFLNKKISFGKYDSCLIIWAFGVPIFGATVAATYEQFGPMGIACLYDAIKGHVANMVLTTIPVPVILVANIVLYILTFIRIRSDTLIRKYRFGTYANAVGRHIKAAKRMLMFVCAFVLQWWCFGLFGAWSLFVDNPLEIPEILNYFGVVFTNLGDVFNLVVYLLVLRNKSRQLMSKPQQIQNEKSDDLQELAVTIAKKQHNIPKSEREAILEMIKNARSTDV; this is translated from the exons ATGATGGTGCCAAATAACACGACAAAGCCagaaacatttctgtttaaagATGGGTACGATATTCCAGTTTACGGGTTGGCTAATGGAATGTTTTACTATATACACATACCCGCAATTGTATGCTTACTCGCGAGTCTCAGCTGTGCAGTGGCAACCATTGTTCTGTCCTTTAAGCGTCGCAAGGCTGGTGAGTTTTTCACTAAATGGTCTAAAGGAGAGAGGCTTGTCGTCTACATTTCAACTTGCGATGGGATGTTCTGTGCCTCTCATTTGATGGACCATCTACAGATTCTGTTCACTTTGGATCACGTGAGACCAAAAGAGCTGTGTGCATTTTACGGATTTGTTATGACGGTCTTTGTTGTTGCCCAGATTCTCATCGTGAATGTCGTGGCTGTCCACGTTTTCGTCATGATGTTCCTGAATAAGAAAATTTCGTTTGGAAAGTACGATAGTTGTTTGATTATCTGGGCTTTTGGTGTCCCCATCTTTGGGGCAACGGTTGCAGCCACGTATGAGCAGTTTGGGCCGATGGGAATTGC ATGCTTGTACGACGCTATCAAGGGCCACGTGGCAAATATGGTGCTCACTACCATCCCAGTACCAGTTATTTTGGTTGCCAACATTGTGCTCTACATACTTACCTTCATCAGGATTCGCAGCGATACATTAATCCGCAAATACAGATTCGGCACATATGCGAACGCTGTTGGGCGCCACATTAAAGCTGCTAAGAGGATGCTAATGTTCGTGTGTGCGTTCGTATTGCAATGGTGGTGTTTTGGTCTTTTTGGAGCTTGGTCACTGTTTGTGGACAATCCATTGGAAATACCGGAGATTTTGAACTACTTCGGGGTCGTATTCACCAACCTCGGAGATGTCTTCAACTTGGTAGTGTATCTCCTGGTGTTAAGAAATAAAAGTAGGCAGCTCATGTCTAAGCCACAACAGATACAGAACGAAAAGAGCGATGACCTTCAGGAATTAGCAGTCACAATAGCAAAGAAACAACATAATATTCCGAAAAGCGAAAGGGAAGCAATTttggaaatgataaaaaacgCAAGATCGACAGATGTCTGA